ATCGTCGGCATCACGTTGCCGCCCGACACCGAGATGTACTGCCCAGAGATGAAATTTGCCAGATCGGAAGCCAGATACGCCACCAGATTGGCGATGTCCTGGTCACAGCCCCGGCGGCGCAGCGGCACCCCGGCCCGGTAAGTGTCGGCTGCGGCATCATCGGGTTTGTCCTCGCTGATCATCCAGCCGGGGGCCACCTGATTGACCGTGATCTGGTGCTCGCCGACCTCGCGGGCCAGCACCCTCAGCACCCCGTCCATGCCGCGCTTGCCTGCCACATAGGCGCTCTGGGTCGGCAGATTCTGCATGGCGCACTCGGTGTTGATGCCGATGACCCGTCCCCAGCCGTGCTGAATCATGGCCGGAACGAACACCTGGGCCATCAGGACGTTGTGCAGCACGCTGGAGCGGAACTGACCCTCGTAATCGGCCAGCGGCTGAGTCAGCACGCTGGTCCAGTCGTACTGAATGACGGCATTGTTGACCAGAATGTCGGGCGATCCGAGTTCGGCCTCGATCTGCTGGCGCATGGCCTGCACGTCCGCTTGCTGCGTGATGTCGCCCTGCACGCTGACGGCCCTGACGCCCAGCGCCCGCGCTTCGGCCACCACTTTTTCAGCGCTTGCTGCGTTCTGGTGATAATGCACGGCGATATCCGCGCCGCAGCCCGCCAGCGTGCGGCACATGACGCGGCCCAGTTGCCCCGAGCCTCCGGTGACGAGAGCGAGGTGGCCGGTCAGATCGATTTGCATGGGAGTGCCTCCTGATAGGTGAGCTGGTTCGGGCAAGTCTATGGCGGCGGCGACCCTTCCGGGCAGCAGCGTCAGATCTGGCCCCAGGTCATCTGTCCCCAGAGTTGGTGTCACACTGACACCATCCCCAACAACTGAATATCAAATAGCGCCCCAGTCTCCACGCGGGGCGCGCTTTTTTGTTTGCCAGGCCGGCCACCCCTGTCGGGGCATCTTCACGCTAGCGGCCCCAGGCCAGGCAAACTGACGATTTCCTGCTTTCGTAAGTCCCGCCGGGCCTGCCACAATGTAGAGAGAACGCGGGGCGAGTGAACGGCACGCATGGGAGAGAGCATGGGCCAGCGGTCAGATGAACAGCAAAAACACGAACAAGGCGCAGTGCGCCCCGGCCACCCGGCCCGGGGTCTGAAATCTGCCGGGCCGATCATCATCGAGGGGGCCTTTACCTACGACGCCCTGGAAGATTTGTTCTTGTACCTGTGCAGTCGCCGCGAAACCCTGACCTGGCAGCTCACCACGCTGGCGGGCAGCTTCACGCTGCTACTCGACCAGGGGCAGCCCGCCGACATCATGTTCCGCCCGGTGCGGCCCATCGGGGCGTATGTCGGCCTGCGGGCGCTCCAGACCCTCTTTCAGCAGCAGGGCGGGCAGTTCACGGTGCAGCGCAGCCCGGCAGCCCTGGGTTCGGCGGCTCTGAAGCGGCGCAGCCTGAATGCCAGCGGTGAGAACCTGCTGATCGCCATGGCCGCCCTCGATGACGAGCACAACGCTT
This portion of the Deinococcus rubellus genome encodes:
- a CDS encoding SDR family NAD(P)-dependent oxidoreductase; translated protein: MQIDLTGHLALVTGGSGQLGRVMCRTLAGCGADIAVHYHQNAASAEKVVAEARALGVRAVSVQGDITQQADVQAMRQQIEAELGSPDILVNNAVIQYDWTSVLTQPLADYEGQFRSSVLHNVLMAQVFVPAMIQHGWGRVIGINTECAMQNLPTQSAYVAGKRGMDGVLRVLAREVGEHQITVNQVAPGWMISEDKPDDAAADTYRAGVPLRRRGCDQDIANLVAYLASDLANFISGQYISVSGGNVMPTI